A segment of the Ischnura elegans chromosome 13 unlocalized genomic scaffold, ioIscEleg1.1 SUPER_13_unloc_1, whole genome shotgun sequence genome:
gcagcacaggttttaaaaATCGTCGTGTGAaagcacgatagttccgacaatcgctggaacagtcgtaatgtgaatgaggaaGAACCCGTGTACTTCatgaaagggggagagcaaggaaacgtatatTGTCGGCATTCGCACACCGgcgtaggaaaatctccgacgaaaattttcgcctttcgtctccTGGTTCAGGAAACGTCCTACCGCATATTTTCGTCGTTAGTAGCGAAAGGATTTAATGTACCCACCTGTGTACGACCACCAGCTCCTTGAAGCTAGTCTCGCTGGCCTGGTGACAGTTGATGACGGAGGCCAGGAAGTGCGCGTCGTGGTTGCGCAGTGACGAGTGGAAGCCAGTCGCCTTCAACTTCAGCGCCGAGTAGTGCGCCATGCAGTCCCTTCGCCTCAGCAGTGATGAGGAGAACCTGGCGGCGAAGGCGAGAACTTCTGGCGGACAGTTGCCGCGCATGAGCCGCACGCAGAAGACGTTGAGCAGGCGCTGGGCGAGGTGGACGGAGAATTGGACCTTGTCGCGTTTGAACTGCTCTTCGATCAATCGAATGGTTGACTTCAGGACGTCCATGTTCTCCTGCATTGAAAATGGAATGGGTTTTAATGCTAGGGGACTGAGCAGCATTACGACGTTGGCCCAGAGTCGGACCATTGTTGGCTATTGTTGGTTATAGTTTGGGCCAATGTCAGTAGCCGATCTCAGGCTAAAGCCcctatgacacttcccaatttattagCCAATGCAATGGTTATTGGATTGTGGTCCGACTGACACACAcaaatttctattaatatatccttttcacaatattggactcAATTTCTTGCCCAATATTGGTCCAACTGACACCTAATAATTTCTAGTCCAGACCCCCCTCACTACGCCATTGACATCAGCTATCTTTTGTTAGAATTTTGTGTCACaacacgcattctcgcatgtgttctagcaattcaccgctttacacgacgcaattttgattgcgccttcgcaacgtacgtcagattgcgcaattccgtgtaccgtgtaaaacggccttttcatACCGAGAAGCGTGTGATAGGACAGGACAGGAGAAGCAGGAGCAACGTTACCGCTGTCTCTATCAATTTTTTACTGTGAAattatttggataaaaattactCACTAACGTTGACaaattttagcaaagaaaatttgcaaaaattacgGCCCGTTAAATGGTGGATATTGGTGTTTGAGGTAGCCAAGCAACCTCGGTCTTCCCAGTGTTGAATTCCAATAAGGAGTTTAACTGGGCGTAGCAACGGTGTTTATTTCCAGATCTTCATGTGTTTGGTAAATCTATATAAATCGAAGCCATCCtgtctaaaaaaaattttaaattgtgaaatgacttgaataaaaatcactcattgtaaaagtaaatgaataaataagatttatcaattaatttaaacacaagcaaagaaatattttaaatcaatatttccctttaaaatgACGGATAATGGTACCATAAGGTGGCATTGCCACACATATCTTTCTCTTGTTAAACTCCAAGAAGGCGAGGCACTGATGTTTGAAACCATATCTTTCCGTGTTGGGTAAATCTCCATAATTTGATCGCGGCTATCCctgtttattctttattttaattatatacttGCCGTAACACACCCGACCGTTTGCTTCCAATATTGTAAGAAGGGACAAAGGCACAAAGGCTAATAGTCTGACTGAGCTGACGAAAATTTTAGCTCAAAAGAAGATGAATTTGACCACGCAGGACAATAATGTGTGAGGATCTAGTGCAAGCAGTGATACGCCTTCTTTGCGCGGTACAGAGGTCAATTTTGGTGTGTCCACATGCAGCCTAGAAAAGTTTTCCATCTCCCAACTTTCTTCTCCAAGCAATGAGAAGTTACTTGAGTGAGTCATTTCTGGAAGGGCTCCCCACAGCCCAGAAGACTTTTCTAACTTTTCCTTCTCCGATGTTCCCTCACCAAGTCCAGAGAGGGCATCACCACTGGCAAGACGAGCAGATAAGCAAgggaatagggttgtttccttcatcaaagaaaacgaaaggcattgattgcgattcgttacccaccattagtgtatgaCATAATATAGagattatttggctttagaaatcccagttcagacgaatggcaatggtcaattttaaccgcatttgaaaaaggccagattggcgcccatgtgatgccactccacgcgacttcacagggacctagtttctatacgagtagataggagttttacatcgtcagagattaccaatgcatgcataaggcacagagctcagggaaacatgtcctaataatcacttattaaaactggctaaggtgcGACTAATTGCGACTTTTCGACAACCCAAGTTCCTTCAGCACCCAGGAATGTCCTAGCAGGTCAAGTTTCACCGAATCGTATgtctatttattgaaattttcaggactgATGTGATAACTTCCTAGGATCAGTGCTACTTGCCTAGTGGGAAATAGTTGAAAAACTGGAGATTTTGTCTGCTAATCAGGCTAGGTTGAGCCTTAATCTCTTGCCCAATGAGAAGATTATTACAAGACCATCAGGGATACCACCCCTTTCCAGTTCATAAAGAGGTGGATCTTTAGAAGGTGGAGTTCTTGATGGAATCTAATGAGAAAGACTCTGACATGGAAAGTGTCATGAACATTTAAAACTTTTGCATTTAACCCTTTCACCGCTGTGAACTGCTGAgttctcacgctgtatttagcttgtgataccattgacgggtatgtgtTATGATAATCTATACTCCTctgtgattgtaatctaatttagagttaacatttatcctatgtttaggaaaggtacgaaatatctatgcttaacacttcaaaataatagtaaataatgaaataaatagcatttgtcactcccattagagctaacaTTGCATATTtctatacctaagcttcccataaacaaacaacaattcgaaatcgtcggcgtactgccgccttcacgcagagaaaatccgacacgttcagtttttctgcgacgacgcagtgagctggagacgtgacgtcatcaattctcaaagacgggctctgattagCTCGCtggccgcggcgtcaacgcaatgccgaactgtgaaggcacccttagtACCATCTGCTCGAACTGTCGTGCCTGCGACTGACACGTTCCTGGGTCATCGCCAACTGCATTGCGAAGTGCCGCTCCACCCGCGGTGATGACACCCCGATCAAAGCCCTGAAGACTATTGGCAAAAGGATTATGCTTGATGGATGGCCCTGAGTTGGCGGATGGCCCAGGACCCGGGCCCCCCTTTGATCTGGTCCTGGTTGCCACCAACGGTCATCGGATTCACGGATCTTGTACATCAATtacaatctagcgatttgatcgatggattattcttcctcacaggaaaatcttctaaaatcgctggcacattaatggctttgcctggtttcgtttatagttgggccctcttcgcttctatagcgttgaggtgctTTTCcctgtcccgttccttccgctcctatcgacGTCGTAagactcctatcgcggcggcgcctctttccttttcgcttcctctccagcccctccccgggtgatcgggcttataagccacgggcttggttcccggccccggtacGTTGCATCCTCGAAGAGTTCTCCCAGAACCCTCATGCCCTTTGTACATCAATTACTCACATTGTTCTTCAAGTCGGCGTGTCCGAGGTGTCTGTGGCAGAAGTATTGGACGGCTTCGAGGCGAAGGTTCATGGCAACGAGAGACAGACCGTACGCGAACCTCAAGCTCAGCGTGACGTCGCCTTCCATCTCGCTGTTCACATCATCCAACATGGCGTCCCGGCGCATCTCCACGAACACGTCCACGAACCTGCGTatcgagggaaataaaaaatttacatcaaCTTATAATTCAAGTGATCCTTTGTGTAAGTTTACGTGTCCAGGGAGATTATTCTGTGTATACAAAGAAAAAACACATTTTGAGAACAGGTTGATCATAAAATGAGCCGCTCAATGAGTTTTTATTGACGCTTAACGATGTcacaatggaaatgaaaatataccaGTACACTGAACCTTTTAAATAAGtagataataaatttattatttcgtgGGTTAGTCcgtatttttggatgaaattgGTTATTCTGAGAGCTCTTTGTTCACAAAATGATGCGCTCGGTTACTCATTCATTGATTTACACTCAACGGATGACAGGATAGAAACGGACTGATCCCAAAGAAATGATTCATTCATATGAACCGTTTAAGTGAGCCCAAAGTCCTCAAGATTGCCTTTTAATGACTACAGAGTGGATTCTTCGCTACCCGTCAATCTTTGgcaaataatagggtagtttccttcgtcaaagaaaacgaaatgcattgattgcgattccttatccaccattagtgtattcataacgtaataattattaggttttagaaatcccagtttagtcgaatggcaatggtcaattttaacctcatttgaaaaaggccagattgcctcCCATGCGAttgcactccacgtgacgtcactgggacctagtttctattcaaGTAGATAGGgtttttacattgtctgagattactaatgcaactatgaggtacagagctcagggaaacatctgaaAACATCGGAAAATGAagagacaagagaaagacgacaagttcgtgaagctctattttttcatggatttgtcccaggaaggaagaatatggacggaagaaaaattattcggtaaatacacgttgaacacattAATATCTTGTCCCTCCATACTTCAACAGCTTCGCCAAACAACAATTTCCCGTTC
Coding sequences within it:
- the LOC124172490 gene encoding uncharacterized protein LOC124172490, encoding MTTVATATSDFNAARKRVFGGVITDGSIRAPPALHDWNLNALREMFSKLNAGGNDVKNRVTCLRYAGDASDWLLMPGEVPVTMESWSNYNLLRAAELLGDEYFRSRLFDDAIKMYDLTNFYYERKFGWRFIKSRDLRRKRAKLLIVAERFVDVFVEMRRDAMLDDVNSEMEGDVTLSLRFAYGLSLVAMNLRLEAVQYFCHRHLGHADLKNNENMDVLKSTIRLIEEQFKRDKVQFSVHLAQRLLNVFCVRLMRGNCPPEVLAFAARFSSSLLRRRDCMAHYSALKLKATGFHSSLRNHDAHFLASVINCHQASETSFKELVVVHRWVH